A stretch of Roseovarius sp. M141 DNA encodes these proteins:
- a CDS encoding ABC transporter ATP-binding protein, whose translation MTFDKSKHDILLKIRNLKIQGYSDETWVDIIKGVDLTLHRGEVMGLIGESGAGKSTIGAAAMGYARDGTRISEDSSIEFDGMELTTATEGERRGLRGKRIAYVAQSAAASFNPAHKIIDQHTEGPLQYRLKKRMEAQEDAIDLYNRLRLPNPEEIGFRYPHQVSGGQLQRAMTAMAMSCRPDLIIFDEPTTALDVTTQIEVLAAIRDIVDQFDTAALYITHDLAVVAQMADTIKVLLKGEEVEEASTAEMLNNPKEEYTKSLWAVRSFESPQRQRDGRDCLISVKNVDAAYSAGPKILDNVSFDIYEGMTVAVVGESGSGKSTTARVITGLLPPQKGEVLFKGQPFPADYRNRNKEQLRQCQMIYQMADTALNPKVKISEIIGRPARFYSGLKGAALKNRVDELLDLIELEPAKYYNRYPSELSGGQKQRIGIARALAAEPSFIVCDEVTSALDQLVAEGILRLLDRLQDELNLAYMFITHDLATVRSIADEVVVMQHGKVVEQGPKDAMFTPPHHPYTDLLLSSVPEMDPDWLTTLLEERGLENLGEAASQQIDPKDKKIMPSDA comes from the coding sequence ATGACCTTTGACAAAAGCAAACACGATATCCTTCTGAAAATCAGAAACCTGAAAATTCAGGGCTATTCGGACGAAACTTGGGTCGACATCATCAAGGGTGTCGACCTGACCCTGCACCGCGGCGAAGTGATGGGTCTGATCGGGGAATCGGGCGCTGGTAAATCCACCATCGGCGCCGCTGCGATGGGCTATGCCCGTGACGGCACGCGCATCTCCGAAGACTCGTCTATCGAGTTCGACGGGATGGAGCTGACCACCGCCACCGAGGGAGAGCGGCGCGGCCTGCGCGGCAAGCGTATTGCCTATGTTGCGCAATCGGCCGCGGCGTCCTTCAACCCCGCGCACAAGATCATCGATCAGCACACCGAGGGGCCGCTGCAATATCGTCTGAAAAAACGGATGGAGGCGCAGGAAGACGCGATTGATCTATATAACCGTCTGCGCCTGCCGAACCCCGAGGAGATCGGGTTTCGCTATCCCCATCAGGTCTCTGGCGGTCAGTTGCAGCGTGCGATGACGGCAATGGCCATGTCCTGTCGGCCCGATCTGATCATCTTTGACGAGCCGACGACGGCGCTGGATGTGACCACCCAGATCGAGGTTCTGGCCGCGATCCGGGACATCGTCGATCAGTTCGATACAGCCGCGCTTTATATCACGCACGACCTCGCGGTCGTCGCGCAGATGGCCGACACGATCAAGGTACTGCTGAAAGGCGAAGAGGTGGAAGAAGCCTCGACCGCCGAGATGCTGAATAACCCAAAGGAGGAATACACCAAATCCCTCTGGGCCGTACGCAGCTTCGAGTCGCCGCAGCGTCAGCGTGATGGCCGTGACTGCCTGATTTCCGTCAAGAACGTCGATGCCGCCTATTCCGCCGGTCCCAAGATCCTGGATAACGTCAGTTTTGACATCTACGAAGGCATGACCGTGGCCGTGGTGGGTGAATCGGGGTCGGGCAAGTCCACAACAGCACGCGTCATTACGGGCCTTCTGCCGCCCCAGAAAGGCGAGGTGCTGTTCAAGGGCCAGCCGTTCCCGGCGGATTACCGCAACCGAAACAAGGAACAGCTGCGCCAGTGCCAGATGATCTATCAGATGGCCGACACCGCGCTGAACCCCAAGGTCAAGATCAGCGAGATCATCGGACGGCCTGCGAGATTCTATTCCGGCCTCAAGGGGGCGGCACTGAAAAACCGGGTGGACGAGCTGCTGGATCTGATCGAACTGGAGCCGGCGAAATACTACAATCGGTACCCGTCCGAATTGTCAGGTGGCCAGAAGCAGCGCATCGGCATCGCCCGTGCGCTGGCGGCCGAGCCCAGCTTTATCGTTTGTGACGAAGTAACATCTGCGCTGGATCAACTTGTCGCCGAGGGTATTCTGCGCCTGCTGGACCGCCTGCAGGATGAGCTGAACCTGGCCTATATGTTCATCACTCATGATCTGGCGACGGTACGGTCGATCGCCGACGAAGTGGTCGTCATGCAGCATGGCAAGGTGGTCGAACAGGGTCCGAAGGACGCGATGTTCACGCCGCCGCACCACCCCTATACGGACCTTCTGCTCAGCTCGGTCCCGGAAATGGATCCTGATTGGTTGACCACGCTTCTGGAGGAGCGGGGCCTGGAAAACCTGGGTGAGGCGGCATCGCAGCAGATTGACCCCAAAGACAAGAAGATCATGCCCTCGGACGCATAA
- a CDS encoding ABC transporter permease: MSIFVIAYYSLLLIASCLAAFYNKRSAFLLLFSLTLVSFVVGIIGGADALKMIAVAAGVLALAAMVSYTFREFLILLVSKEMAKELRTAPLTAAFGMFVIFTYAIAGIFAPWIAPFGEAEVIASAFAPADQNMLLGADQLGRDMFSRLIYGTRNSVGLALTATLLAFIVGAFLGLLAATKGGILDNFLGRFADVIMSIPSLIFALLMLSIFGPSMPVIIIAVSIIYAPRVFRLTRAVAGDVVVMDYIEAAKLRGEGTWYLIRREILPNSTAPLVAEFGLEFCFVFLLVAGLSFLGLGIQPPTADWGSMVRENATLISFGEITPLIPAAAIALLTVGVNFVVDWMLHRSSGLKE; the protein is encoded by the coding sequence ATGAGCATTTTTGTAATCGCATACTATTCGCTGCTCCTGATCGCGTCATGCCTTGCCGCGTTCTACAATAAAAGATCAGCGTTCCTGCTTCTGTTTTCACTGACGTTGGTGTCGTTCGTTGTGGGCATCATCGGAGGCGCAGACGCACTCAAGATGATCGCGGTCGCGGCCGGTGTTCTCGCGTTGGCGGCAATGGTGTCCTATACTTTCCGCGAGTTCCTGATCCTGCTCGTCTCCAAGGAGATGGCCAAGGAATTGCGGACCGCGCCGCTTACCGCCGCCTTTGGCATGTTCGTGATCTTCACCTACGCCATCGCGGGTATCTTTGCCCCGTGGATCGCGCCCTTTGGCGAGGCCGAGGTGATTGCGTCGGCCTTCGCACCGGCGGACCAGAACATGCTGCTGGGTGCTGATCAATTGGGTCGCGACATGTTCAGTCGCCTGATCTATGGCACGCGCAATTCGGTCGGGCTGGCGCTGACGGCGACGCTGTTGGCGTTTATCGTCGGTGCCTTTCTGGGTCTTCTGGCGGCGACCAAGGGGGGGATACTGGACAACTTCCTGGGACGATTCGCGGATGTGATCATGTCGATCCCGTCGCTGATCTTTGCGCTGCTGATGCTGTCGATCTTCGGCCCGTCGATGCCGGTCATCATCATCGCCGTGTCGATCATCTACGCACCGCGCGTCTTCCGCCTGACGCGGGCCGTCGCGGGCGATGTCGTGGTGATGGACTATATCGAAGCGGCCAAACTGCGCGGGGAGGGTACCTGGTACCTCATCCGGCGCGAGATTCTGCCAAACTCGACCGCACCGCTGGTTGCTGAATTCGGTCTGGAATTCTGCTTTGTGTTCCTGCTGGTCGCGGGCCTGTCATTCCTTGGCCTTGGTATCCAGCCACCCACGGCCGATTGGGGATCTATGGTGCGCGAGAATGCAACGCTGATCTCATTTGGCGAAATCACACCGCTTATTCCAGCCGCCGCCATCGCGCTACTGACCGTCGGGGTCAATTTCGTGGTGGACTGGATGCTGCACCGGTCCTCGGGACTGAAGGAGTAA
- a CDS encoding ABC transporter permease, whose protein sequence is MGDILGLVAKRLGLGLVILLVISVIIFFMVELLPGDIAEAVLGQGATEENVRNLREQMGLNDPAIVRYFDWLRSAVTLDFGRSIVTQETVMSVIGERFRNTLFLATYAAVIAVPFAITLGVIVALLRNSIFDRVANVLTLTSISSPEFFLGYILILFFSVKWGMFPAIASLSDSMSFWELLERTFLPALTLVLVVTAHMMRMTRAAIINLLASPYIEMAKLKGTPPWKVIVRHALPNAWAPIINVIALNLAYLITGVVLVEVVFVYPGIGQALVDAVSKRDFPVVQACCLIFAATFILLNLAADVGAILTNPRLRHPK, encoded by the coding sequence ATGGGCGACATTCTTGGGCTTGTTGCGAAACGGCTCGGTCTGGGGCTGGTCATACTACTCGTGATTTCAGTCATCATCTTCTTCATGGTCGAACTCTTGCCAGGCGACATCGCCGAGGCGGTTCTGGGCCAAGGCGCGACCGAGGAAAACGTCAGAAACCTGCGCGAGCAGATGGGGCTGAACGACCCCGCGATCGTGCGGTATTTCGATTGGCTGAGAAGTGCGGTGACGCTTGATTTCGGTCGGTCCATCGTGACCCAGGAAACGGTGATGAGCGTGATCGGTGAACGGTTCCGCAACACGCTGTTCCTTGCCACCTATGCCGCCGTCATCGCGGTGCCCTTCGCCATTACCCTTGGTGTGATCGTCGCGCTTCTGCGCAACTCGATCTTCGACCGGGTGGCCAACGTGCTGACGCTGACGTCGATCTCCAGCCCGGAATTCTTTCTGGGCTACATCCTGATCCTCTTCTTTTCGGTCAAGTGGGGCATGTTCCCCGCGATCGCCAGCCTGAGTGACAGCATGTCCTTCTGGGAACTGCTGGAGCGCACGTTCCTGCCGGCGCTGACGCTGGTTCTGGTTGTCACCGCGCACATGATGCGCATGACGCGCGCCGCCATCATCAACCTGCTGGCCTCGCCCTATATCGAAATGGCCAAGCTGAAGGGCACCCCGCCGTGGAAGGTCATCGTGCGCCACGCGCTGCCCAACGCCTGGGCGCCGATCATCAACGTGATCGCGCTGAACCTCGCGTATCTCATCACCGGCGTCGTGCTGGTCGAAGTGGTCTTCGTCTATCCCGGCATCGGGCAGGCGTTGGTCGACGCGGTCAGCAAACGCGACTTTCCTGTGGTGCAGGCCTGCTGCCTGATCTTCGCCGCAACATTCATCCTGCTCAATCTCGCAGCAGATGTGGGTGCCATCCTGACCAATCCGCGCCTGCGGCATCCGAAGTAA
- a CDS encoding ABC transporter substrate-binding protein has protein sequence MTKHTQSKTNNSSVTATLDSAARSGSMSRRAFINNSALVGIGAGAAGGLWTGKARAATPQKGGTFRFGIHDGNSSDNHDPGTYVSRQQIYLAHQYRSYLTMINSDGTLGNDLATGWEPNDDASVWTFEITPDATFHSGKPVTSEDVVNSLNFHRGEKSTSAAKSLLSSVTDIRADGDHAVVVELDAGNADVPWLMTDYHFAICPSDGEGGIDWQSGDGSGPYKIDDADWGVQFRLSRHDGWHLEGAYFDKLLMLVLNDPNARQTALVTGDVDAISLVDLKTKALLERDPSIEILSVPSAAAITMPMFCDTAPFNDVNVRNALKLAMDRDEIIAKIAFGEATKGNDFHHSPAMPYFPEGIEQREYDPDQAKSLLKKAGAEGVEVSISTADSVFSGAVDMCVLYSEQASKAGIKVNVVREPNDGYYSDVWLKKPFTAVSWGARPTPDVMYSLAYASDAAWNESHWQNEDFNKLLVQAKAELDDSLRGEMYREMALLARDDGGTIIPFFNNFVYAVRNNVSVGENLAPSWELDGARGPSRWWFTG, from the coding sequence ATGACCAAGCACACTCAGTCCAAGACCAACAATTCAAGCGTGACCGCCACGCTGGACAGCGCCGCGCGCAGCGGCAGCATGTCCCGTCGCGCATTCATCAACAATTCGGCGCTGGTGGGTATCGGCGCCGGCGCGGCAGGCGGGCTGTGGACCGGCAAGGCGCGGGCGGCCACCCCGCAAAAGGGTGGCACGTTCCGCTTTGGCATCCATGACGGCAACTCGTCGGACAACCACGATCCGGGCACTTATGTCAGCCGCCAGCAGATCTATCTGGCGCACCAGTATCGCAGCTACCTGACGATGATCAATTCGGACGGCACGCTCGGCAACGATCTGGCGACCGGGTGGGAGCCGAACGACGACGCGTCGGTCTGGACATTCGAGATCACGCCCGACGCCACGTTCCACAGCGGCAAGCCTGTGACATCCGAGGATGTGGTCAATTCGCTGAACTTCCACCGGGGCGAAAAATCGACATCAGCGGCGAAATCCTTGCTGTCGTCGGTCACCGACATTCGCGCCGACGGCGATCATGCGGTCGTGGTCGAACTGGATGCCGGCAATGCGGACGTGCCGTGGCTGATGACCGACTACCACTTTGCCATTTGCCCCAGCGATGGGGAGGGCGGCATCGACTGGCAGTCGGGCGACGGGTCCGGCCCCTACAAGATCGACGATGCTGATTGGGGCGTTCAGTTCCGCTTGTCGCGTCACGACGGCTGGCACCTGGAGGGTGCGTATTTTGACAAGCTGCTGATGCTGGTGCTGAACGATCCCAACGCCCGCCAGACCGCGTTGGTGACTGGCGATGTCGATGCGATCTCGCTCGTCGATCTCAAGACCAAGGCGCTACTGGAGCGCGATCCGTCGATTGAAATCCTTAGCGTGCCGTCGGCTGCTGCGATCACGATGCCGATGTTCTGCGATACCGCACCCTTCAACGATGTGAATGTGCGCAACGCGCTGAAACTGGCGATGGATCGCGACGAGATCATCGCGAAGATCGCCTTTGGCGAGGCAACGAAGGGCAATGATTTCCACCACAGCCCGGCGATGCCCTATTTCCCCGAAGGCATTGAGCAGCGCGAATACGATCCCGATCAGGCGAAATCGCTGCTGAAAAAGGCCGGCGCCGAAGGCGTCGAGGTAAGCATCAGCACCGCCGACTCGGTCTTTTCCGGCGCCGTCGACATGTGCGTGCTCTATTCAGAGCAAGCCAGCAAGGCCGGCATCAAGGTGAACGTCGTGCGCGAGCCGAATGACGGCTACTACTCGGATGTCTGGCTGAAAAAGCCGTTCACGGCTGTCAGCTGGGGCGCGCGCCCCACGCCCGACGTGATGTACAGCCTTGCTTACGCATCCGATGCTGCATGGAACGAATCGCACTGGCAGAACGAGGACTTCAACAAGCTGCTGGTCCAGGCGAAGGCCGAACTGGACGACAGTTTGCGCGGCGAGATGTATCGCGAAATGGCGCTGCTGGCCCGCGATGATGGCGGTACGATCATCCCGTTCTTCAACAACTTCGTCTACGCGGTGCGCAATAACGTCTCGGTCGGTGAAAATCTTGCGCCGAGCTGGGAACTGGACGGCGCACGCGGCCCCAGCCGCTGGTGGTTCACGGGCTGA
- a CDS encoding replication-associated recombination protein A, translating into MADLFDTGEAAPETPQQGHRPLADRLRPKALDEVIGQEQVLGPEAPLGVMLAAGSLGSLIFWGPPGVGKTTIARLLADETDLHFVQISAIFSGVADLKKVFQEARHRRQNGQGTLLFVDEIHRFNKAQQDGFLPFMEDGTILLVGATTENPSFELNAALLSRSQVLVLTRLAFSDLERLAQRAEREMGRALPLDGPAREALLEMADGDGRALLNLIEQIVAWKVTGKLDTEGLASRLMRRAAKYDKSGDEHYNLISALHKSVRGSDPDAALYWLARMLTGGEDPRYLARRITRMAVEDIGLADTHAHRVCLDAWETYERLGSPEGELALGQAVTYLALAPKSNAGYAAFKAAMREAKKTGSEPPPKHILNAPTKLMKEQGYGAGYAYDHDAEDGFSGQNYFPETMKRPILYQPVERGFERELKKRLDYFTKLRLKRGS; encoded by the coding sequence ATGGCGGATCTGTTCGATACCGGGGAAGCCGCGCCGGAAACGCCACAGCAGGGCCACCGCCCCTTGGCGGACCGTTTGCGCCCCAAGGCGCTGGATGAGGTGATCGGTCAGGAGCAGGTGCTGGGCCCGGAGGCACCTCTGGGGGTGATGCTGGCGGCGGGCAGCCTTGGCTCGCTCATCTTCTGGGGCCCACCCGGGGTGGGCAAGACGACCATCGCGCGCCTTCTGGCGGATGAGACGGATCTGCATTTCGTGCAGATCAGCGCGATCTTCTCTGGCGTGGCCGACCTGAAGAAGGTGTTTCAGGAGGCCCGTCACCGCCGCCAGAACGGGCAGGGGACACTGCTGTTCGTCGACGAAATTCACCGTTTCAACAAGGCGCAGCAGGACGGGTTTTTGCCCTTTATGGAGGATGGCACGATCCTGTTGGTCGGCGCCACGACCGAAAACCCCAGCTTCGAACTGAACGCGGCGCTTTTGTCCCGCAGCCAGGTGTTGGTGCTGACGCGGCTGGCCTTTTCGGATCTGGAACGGCTTGCCCAGCGGGCCGAGCGCGAGATGGGTCGCGCGCTGCCGTTGGACGGCCCGGCCCGCGAGGCGCTGCTGGAAATGGCCGACGGCGATGGCCGCGCCCTGCTGAACCTGATTGAGCAGATCGTCGCGTGGAAGGTCACCGGCAAGCTGGACACCGAGGGCCTTGCCAGCCGCCTGATGCGGCGGGCCGCGAAATACGACAAATCGGGTGATGAGCATTACAATCTGATCTCGGCCCTGCATAAATCGGTGCGCGGGTCTGATCCCGACGCGGCGCTCTACTGGCTGGCACGGATGCTGACGGGGGGCGAGGATCCGCGCTATCTGGCGCGGCGAATCACGCGCATGGCGGTCGAGGATATCGGGCTGGCCGACACGCACGCCCACCGTGTCTGTCTGGATGCGTGGGAAACGTACGAGCGTCTGGGCAGTCCCGAAGGCGAATTGGCGCTGGGGCAGGCGGTGACGTATCTGGCGCTGGCGCCGAAATCGAACGCCGGGTACGCCGCCTTCAAGGCTGCGATGCGCGAGGCCAAGAAAACCGGCTCCGAGCCACCGCCGAAACACATCCTGAACGCCCCGACCAAGCTGATGAAAGAGCAGGGGTATGGCGCGGGCTATGCCTATGACCACGATGCCGAGGACGGGTTTTCAGGCCAGAATTATTTCCCCGAGACCATGAAACGCCCCATTCTCTATCAACCGGTCGAACGTGGGTTCGAGCGCGAACTGAAGAAGCGGTTGGACTATTTTACCAAGCTGCGGCTCAAGCGAGGATCGTGA
- a CDS encoding ABC transporter substrate-binding protein yields MKNPNTQMMLDRLAHAAREGRVSRRSFMNYSMAAGVTASAATGLWGTAARAEPKRGGTFRIAQHDGNSGDSNDPGLYESNAEILLAHTQRAFLTLIETDGTLGPDVATEWSATPDASEWTFKLNPKATFHSGKKVTAEDVVASINYHRGEDSTSTAKALLTSVTDVVAQDESTVVFKMDAGNADLPWLMTDYHLVILPANEDGTANWQSGDGCGPYKLDNWEPGIRASLTRHDDWHGEGAYFDAIEVIFINDPNARQTALVTGDADATSWLENKTMALVERHPDVDVINLPSAQTITMPMFCDVEPFTDVNVRKALKLSINREDMMEKILFGAATIGNDFHHSPAMPYWPDDVEQTPYDPDQAKSLLKTAGMENLSVTLHSADSIATGAVDAAILYSEHAKAAGIDIKVAREPNDGYWSDIWLKKPWCMVAWGARPTPDVMYSLAYKDDAAWNESHWQNEEFNKLLLQAKAELDDGLRAEMYRDMAVLARDDGGTVIPYFPNFVYGKRKNIGTTGEYAISWQLDGYRAASRWWFES; encoded by the coding sequence ATGAAAAATCCGAACACTCAGATGATGTTGGACCGATTGGCGCACGCCGCCCGCGAGGGGAGGGTTTCACGCCGTTCGTTCATGAATTACTCGATGGCCGCAGGCGTCACCGCCAGCGCCGCAACCGGCCTATGGGGCACCGCCGCGCGGGCCGAGCCAAAGCGTGGAGGCACCTTTCGCATCGCGCAACATGATGGCAACTCGGGCGACAGCAACGATCCGGGCCTTTACGAATCCAACGCCGAAATCCTGCTGGCACACACGCAGCGGGCGTTCCTGACGCTGATCGAAACCGATGGCACGCTTGGCCCTGACGTGGCGACAGAATGGTCGGCCACACCGGATGCGTCCGAGTGGACGTTCAAGCTGAACCCCAAAGCGACGTTCCATTCAGGCAAGAAGGTAACGGCCGAGGATGTCGTGGCCTCAATAAATTATCACCGCGGCGAGGACAGCACATCGACCGCCAAGGCGCTGTTGACCAGTGTCACGGACGTCGTTGCGCAAGACGAATCGACAGTCGTGTTTAAAATGGATGCAGGCAATGCGGATCTGCCGTGGCTTATGACCGACTATCACTTGGTCATACTGCCTGCGAACGAGGACGGCACTGCCAACTGGCAATCCGGCGATGGCTGTGGCCCCTACAAACTGGACAACTGGGAGCCGGGCATCCGCGCCTCGCTGACCCGCCACGACGATTGGCACGGTGAGGGGGCCTATTTCGACGCGATCGAGGTGATCTTCATCAACGACCCCAATGCGCGTCAGACGGCGCTGGTGACCGGCGACGCGGACGCGACAAGCTGGCTGGAGAACAAGACAATGGCGCTGGTCGAGCGTCACCCCGACGTCGATGTGATAAACCTGCCATCCGCGCAGACGATTACCATGCCGATGTTCTGCGACGTGGAGCCATTCACCGATGTGAACGTGCGCAAGGCCCTGAAGCTGTCGATCAACCGCGAAGACATGATGGAGAAGATTCTGTTTGGCGCGGCAACGATCGGCAACGATTTCCACCATTCGCCCGCCATGCCTTATTGGCCCGACGATGTAGAGCAGACCCCCTACGATCCCGATCAGGCCAAATCGCTGCTGAAAACGGCAGGAATGGAGAATCTGTCGGTCACGCTCCATTCTGCCGATTCCATCGCAACCGGCGCGGTCGATGCGGCCATCCTTTATTCGGAACACGCCAAGGCCGCGGGCATCGACATCAAAGTCGCGCGCGAGCCGAATGACGGCTATTGGTCCGATATCTGGCTGAAGAAACCGTGGTGCATGGTGGCATGGGGTGCGCGCCCGACGCCGGACGTGATGTACAGCCTTGCCTACAAGGACGACGCCGCCTGGAACGAATCGCACTGGCAGAACGAAGAGTTCAACAAGCTGCTGCTTCAGGCCAAGGCCGAGCTGGACGATGGCCTGCGCGCCGAGATGTATCGCGATATGGCAGTTCTGGCGCGTGATGACGGGGGCACGGTCATCCCGTATTTCCCGAACTTCGTTTACGGCAAGCGCAAGAATATAGGCACCACCGGCGAATACGCGATCAGCTGGCAGCTGGACGGCTACCGCGCCGCAAGCCGCTGGTGGTTCGAAAGCTAG